The following nucleotide sequence is from Solanum dulcamara chromosome 7, daSolDulc1.2, whole genome shotgun sequence.
gtttcattttctttctcaaaaagaatttccatatttctcaacttcccatgtttcatgatgtgatgaatgaggatgaatgcatcaaaacacatatgcatggaagtaataatcaactcacatgtggtataatgttcaaagttctcaaaacttaacctacacatgatattcaccctcaataaatagtaacgggaagaacacactttcatttaaatattcacccctttttcaacaatatttcaatactcaagtatgctcaaaaccccaactcaatctctcaggcagcatcacaagtcaaataatatactcaagcctctctcttaggcaaatcataattcacatgctctcaaagcaaataagataacaaataaggcccccacacgggctatgtaatacaaataaaccccgtcacggcaacacattaataaataagcctccacacggacatcataatatatataacattctcaactcatactacaaccccatcccaaagtctataacatatgaatgattaattaccccatctcaatctcaaagaaagatagccaaacctacctcaattgccgaaaccgcactcgaatacctccaccggacaagtaactctcgaattcagcgctcggaatgacaacccactatcaacaatgaaacatacacgtcacaaggagtccaatgacacccatattgataggtttcggaaccgggggtaaaatggtccaaaaattaactattttcgaaaagggtcaaatctgtaaatttattgaacaatcccattctattggtaataaggaactcatggttgaaaaacccataaaaatagagctcaaaacgagttggaaatcataattttccttaaattcggattagggaagaaacaaggattttttgggtttgaaactaaaatttaagagttaaaatcgtcaaaaacttaatgaaaaaggaaggttttaggtcaaaaatcacttacccaacactttgcctcgaaaatctcttctcaaatcacctcaaggagttcaagaactcaaacaaatgttgaaaaatattgaaatgagaagaaaggggcattttctgcccaaaaagttactgttcacgcgtgttactgttcacgcgtgttactgttcacgcgtgttttgtacaaatttatgaaaatcaccctcaaggtcattacaatatccaccactaaaaaggatgttcgtcctcgaacataagataaaataaagtacctggggtctcaaaaagctgagggtatcgagcctgcatatcagactctaactcccaagtcgcctcctcagcaggccgatgctgccactgcaccttgaccgaagcgacctccttggtcctgagtctacgaagccgcctatctagaataactgtcggctcctcctcataagtcaaatccggactcaactctaccgcatcataagaaatcacatgagactcatccggtatgtacttgcgaagcatggaaacatgaaacaccggatggacagctgacaatttagggggtaaggccaacttatacgccactccacctactctcctcaggatttcaaacgggccaacaaaccttgggctaagcttgcccttctttccgaacctcatcacacccttcatgggcgatattttaagccacacgcaatcacccaccatgaactctaagggacgaaccctcctatcagcataactcttctgacgactctgagttgtcaatagtcgaccctgaatcaaacgtacccgctccacagcatccctaagtaagtcagtatccaatgcatcaaccgcaacagaatcaaaccatccaatgggtgatcgacacctacgaccatataatgcctcaaatggtgccatttgaatactggagtgataactgttattataggcaaactctgctaagggcaagtgttggtcccatcgggcaccaaaatcaatcacacaggccctaagcatatcctccaacacctgaatagtccgttcagactgaccatcggtttggggatgaaatgctgaactcatctctagtcgcgtacccaaaccacgctgtaatgccttccaaaagtgagaggtgaacactgaaccccgatccgatacaatagagataggcaccccatgcagcctaacaatctcacgaagatagatcctagctaactgatccgcattgtagctagtcttcaccggaaggaaatgggctgatttggtcaatcgatccacaatcacccagacagagtcatacttacccaatgccatgggtaatccagacacgaagtccatagtgatatgctcccatttccactcaggaatgggcatcctttgcataggaccacccggtttctgatgctcatacttcacttgttggcaatttagacacttagccacaaaatcaataatgtctctcttcatgccacaccaccaataatgttgtttcaagtcatgaaacatctttgccactcccgggtgaatcgaatacttggaacaatgagcctcctctaatatcatacgtacccattcactaaccttgggcacacaaatgcgaccattaatcctcaaaactccttcctgatcaagagaggctgattttgcttcaccactcaacactttgtctcgaatggccctcaacttttcatcttcaaactggtgtgtacgaatctggtccatcaaagtagacctagcctccacaaatgccaaaataccatgatgtatAGAAATATccagtcggaccaactgtctagccaatgactgaacctccaacgccaaaggcctctccacagccttaagaaaggccaaactacccatgctagatgctttgcgactcagggcatccgctaccacattagctttgcccggatgataaagtatggtaatgtcatagtctttcaataactctaaccacctacgctgccgcatgttcagattcggctgagaaaagatatacttaaggctacggtggttagtatagacctcgcaatgcactccatagagataatgcctccacaacttcagaacaaacaccactgctgctaactctaagtcgtgggtaggatagttcttctcatgtaccttcaactgtcgagaagcataagctataactctacctttttgcatcaatacaccacccaagccgactcccgaagcatcacaaaacacaataaatgccacgccctcctcgggtaaggctagaataggtgctgaagtcaataattccttgagcttttgaaagctcgcctcacactcattagtccactgaaatgccacggtcttttgagttagcctagtcaatggggctgcaatagaagagaatccttgaacaaaccgacgatagtagcctgccaacccaataaaactccgaatctcggtaaccgaagtaggcctaacccaatcacgaaccgctgcaactttggctggatcaaccataataccatccttggtcactatatgacccaagaatgtcacggactcaagccaaaactcacatttggagaattttgcatacaacttctcctctctcaatctctgaaggactgtcctcaggtgcctaacatgatccgcctcattcttggaataaaccaagatgtcatcaataaacacaatcacaaacgagtccaaataaggtcgaaatacccggttcatcaactccataaaagcagccggggcattagtcaacccgaaggacataaccataaactcataatgcccataacgagtcctgaatgcagtcttcgggatgtcagattctcgaactctcaactgatggtaacccgacctcaaatcaatttttgagaacaccgatgcaccttgaagctggtcaaataaatcatcaatgcgagggagaggatacttgttcttgatagtgactttgttcaactgtcgatagtcaatacacatcctcatagtaccatctttcttcttcacaaataaaaccggtgcaccccacggtgatacactaggtctaataaaccctttcttcaataaatcttccaattgttctttcaactctttcaattctgccggagccatccgataaggagaaatagagatgggtttagtgtcatgctccaaatcaatcacaaaatcgatatcacgatcaggaggaactcccggcaagtctgtaggaaatacatccataaactctctcaccaccctcgtagtctctatatgagataACTCtgtggtgagatcacgtacatgagccaaataagacaaacaacccttatccatcaagcgacgagcacgaatataagatatcacccccttagggtatgaactcggattacccttccatactaagctaggtaaaccgggataagctaaggtcacggtctttgcataacaatctaatatagcatgataaggagataaccagtccatacccagtatcacatcaaaatcaagcatgtctaataaaatcaagtctgcacgggtctctctacccgaaaatatcaccaaacatcccttgtatacccgatccactactaaagattcacctattggggtaaaaatagtaataggcacaataagggactcactcacataatcaatacccacatcaaaataagtcgacacataagaataggtagaccctgggtcaaataatactgaagcagaacgatggcaaactggaacaatacctgtaataactgcatcagaggcttctgcctcatatctacccggtatagcatagcataactgacggtcacccttagcttgcgaaccaccacgagcaccacctcgtactctacccctagcaccatgggtgccacctctagtattctgcgAAGAACCTCGAATAGTTGGAGCATCTATAGAATGAACAACTGGTGCCCCAGGCCGTCCATTAGAAGGAGCACgtttggggcaatcttgggccttatgcccaaactcatcacacacataacaacctcgaggacctgaactcCGTGGGGAATAACTAGAAGTGTCAAAACGACCTCCGGAGCtcgaagaaccctgaatagctgcctggactggtctgccctgataaccatgggttcctgaacccgaatattctctacccttggaggaatgatcgctgaattgaccctgccgatggaacctcttggccccgccctgtctagcacgtcggatactctctatcatcctggcatgatcaataatactctgaaacgtACCCCCAGACAGTATAAGAGAGGCTGTAGCCTCCTGGAGATAACCggcgaatcccttcactagtttgcgaatccgctcgaattcggtgggaatactcgacatagcataacgagataactcatggaagcgagtctcgtactcagatacagataAGGATCCCTGCTccagtctgtcaaactcatccctacgctgatcacgaaggctatatggcacaaatctctcaaggaacacctcagtaaactgttcccaactcatcataggagaaccaataggtctacgagcaagaactgacctccaccattctttggccactcccgcaaattgatatgaagtgtaagcaactccatgtgcctctaaaatgcctaggttgaacaacctatcttgacactcagtcaaaaagtcataggctttctctctggctttaccatcaaaccttggaggtgcCAATCGAATGAACCTCTCGAAactcttctgctcagctaccgacatggcagcattagcagaaactggcggagctgcaaatctcggaggtgcaatagaaggcattgaagatgaaccaggagtctgaaatcctacactaggcccctgaactggcggtgtagcaccaactgtgataggagaacctatagtacctgaaataataccagaggtaggagcaccatccagtctagccaataatcgaaccaatagctcctgaagcatcggagtactatcgggaaccacaggaggctgggatggcctctcctcctcagtcttctgctctaagtcatcctcatgctcatacatgggctcaggtgatAGCTCTCTAGCTCGTCCACGAGCAGGTGCCGCTCCCCTTGCTCGGCCTCGTCCCCTGActccaccacgtcctctacctCGCCCGCGTACTGGGGCTTGAgcagcaggtgcagcctcaccctcagtaattgtggctctagtcctcaccatctgcgcagaaggaatagatcagaggtatacaacacttgatatgaataaatcgcacgaagggagtaaaaagaaagaaattctcctattaagtatcttgtagcctctcgaagataagtacggacgtctacgtaccgatccgcaagactctactagacaccctgctctttaacttataagaccgatgaacctagtgctctgataccaattgtcacgacccaaaaactgaggtcatgatggcacacatctcaaaacccaatctgatgtgtaaccctaaaaataaaactcatacaagactcccaaaggggaaagtgatgccacgatttaaataaaaagaagaaaaaaaaacaatgaagaaattatcccaaaacctggtgtcataagtataaagagcatctaatacaaggttcgaatctgaagatacaacataagtctctgaatgatacaaaagactaaaaaataaagatagactagtgacgatccgaattctgggacctcaccactaatctgagaattacacaatccgctagaatattaactgccacgtagggtaccccgactagtatctgcatcaaaaagggacacagaagtaggggtgagtacaattcacatatactcagtaggttttagctgactgagtataaggaattaatcaaacctatgaaataaactaaggaacgcttccacctgcatatagaaaaatcccacttcggcatcggtgccgccagtttatatatatagtagcacgaataaagtataataacaactcataatcacaattaatcaaataattcaagcagcacaaatgtcaatgcaatgcaatgcaatatgatgatgcaatgatgtggtggtacggtagaatcaagactgtcgcacagcctgtcgtatacacctgccgagctgtgctaccaagcaggacacatgggggtcttgcagaccatataactcaatcacaatatctcattatccttgccacctcctcgtggtcaagggattacaatgcatccactaccctgccggaaaactgcctcggtcagggactcaagatacaaaggttaggatcacaatgcatccactaccctgtcggaaaactgcctcggtcagggactcaagatacaaaggttgggatcacaatgcatccactaccctgccggaaaattgcctcggtcagggactcaagatacaaaggttgggatcacaatgtatccactaccctaccggaaaactgcctcggtcagggactcaagatacaaaggtttaaaggtgtttcattttctttctcaaaaagaatttccatatttctcaacttcccatgtttcatgatgtgatgaatgaggatgaatgcatcaaaacacatatgcatggaagtaataatcaactcacatgtggtataatgttcaaagttctcaaaacttaacctacacatgatattcaccctcaataaatagtaacgggaagaacacactttcatttaaatattcacccctttttcaacaatatttcaatactcaagtatgctcaaaaccccaactcaatctctcaggcagcatcacaagtcaaataatatactcaagcctctctcttaggcaaatcataattcacatgctctcaaagcaaataagataacaaataaggcccccacacgggctatgtaatacaaataaaccccgtcacggcaacacattaataaataagcctccacacggacatcataatatatataacattctcaactcatactacaaccccatcccaaagtctataacatatgaatgattaattaccccatctcaatctcaaagaaagatagccaaacctacctcaattgccgaaaccgcactcgaatacctccaccggacaagtaactctcgaattcagcgctcggaatgacaacccactatcaacaatgaaacatacacgtcacaaggagtccaatgacacccatattgataggtttcggaaccgggggtaaaatggtccaaaaattaactattttcgaaaagggtcaaatctgtaaatttattgaacaatcccattctattggtaataaggaactcatggttgaaaaacccataaaaatagagctcaaaacgagttggaaatcacaattttccttaaattcggattagggaagaaacaaggatttttggggtttgaaactaaaatttaagagttaaaatcgtcaaaaacttaatgaaaaaggaaggttttaggtcaaaaatcacttacccaacactttgcctcgaaaatctcttctcaaatcacctcaaggagttcaagaactcaaacaaatgttgaaaaatattgaaatgagaagaaaggggcattttctgcccaaaaagttactgttcacgcgtgttactgttcacgcgtgttttgtacaaatttacgaaaatcaccctcaaggtcattacaatatccaccactaaaaaggatgttcgtcctcgaacataagataaaataaagtacctggggtctcaaaaagctgagggtatcgagcctgcatatcagactctaactcccaagtcgcctcctcagcaggccgatgctgccactgcaccttgaccgaagcgacctccttggtcctgagtctacgaagccgcctatctagaataactgtcggctcctcctcataagtcaaatccggactcaactctaccgcatcataagaaatcacatgagactcatccggtatgtacttgcgaagcatggaaacatgaaacaccggatggacagttgacaatttagggggtaaggccaacttatacgccactccacctactctcctcaggatttcaaacgggccaacaaaccttgggctaagcttgccctttttttccgaacctcatcacacccttcatgggcgatattttaagccacacgcaatcacccaccatgaactctaagggacgaaccctcctatcagtataactcttctgacgactctgagctgtcaatagtcgaccctgaatcaaacgtacccactccacagcatccctaagtaagtcagtatccaatgcatcaaccgcaacagaatcaaaccatccaatgggtgatcgacacctacgaccatacaatgcctcaaatggtgccatttgaatgctggagtgataactgttattataggcaaactctgctaagggcaagtgttggtcccatcgggcaccaaaatcaatcacacaggccctaagcatatcctccaacacctgaatagtccgttcAGACTAACCatcagtttggggatgaaatgctgaactcatctctagtcgcgtacccaaaccacgctgtaatgccttccaaaagtgagaggtgaacactgaaccccgatccgatacaatagagataggcaccccatgcagcctaacaatctcacgaagatagatcctagctaactgatccgcattgtagctagtcttcaccggaaggaaatgggctgatttggtcaatcgatccacaatcacccagacagagtcatacttacccaatgccatgggtaatccagacacgaagtccatagtgatacgctcccatttccactcaggaatgggcatcctttgcataggaccacccggtttctgatgctcatacttcacttgttggcaatttagacacttagccacaaaatcaataatgtctctcttcatgccacaccaccaataatgttgtttcaagtcatgaaacatctttgccactcctgggtgaatcgaatacttggaacaatgagcctcctctaatatcatacgtacccattcactaaccttgggcacacaaatgcgaccattaatcctcaaaactccttcctgatcaagagaggctgattttgcttcaccactcaacactttgtctcgaatggccctcaacttttcatcttcaaactggtgtgtacgaatctggtccatcaaagtagacctagcctccacaaatgccaaaataccatgatgtatAGAAATATccagtcggaccaactgtctagccaatgactgaacctccaacgccaaaggcctctccacagccttaagaaaggccaaactacccatgctagatgctttgcgactcagggcatccgctaccacattagctttgcccggatgataaagtatggtaatgtcatagtctttcaataactctaaccacctacgctgccgcatgttcagattcggctgagaaaagatatacttaaggctacggtggtcagtatagacctcgcaatgcactccatagagataatgcctccacaacttcagaacaaacaccactgctgctaactctaagtcgtgggtaggatagttcttctcatgtaccttcaactgtcgagaagcataagctataactctacctttttgcatcaatacaccacccaagccgactcccgaagcatcacaaaacacaataaatgccacgccctcctcgggtaaggctagaataggtgctgaagtcaataattccttgagcttttgaaagctcgcctcacactcatcagtccactgaaatgccacggtcttttgagttagcctagtcaatggggctgcaatagaagagaatccttgaacaaaccgacgatagtagcctgccaacccaataaaactccgaatctcggtaaccgaagtaggcctaacccaatcacgaaccgctgcaactttggctggatcaaccataataccatccttggtcactatatgacccaagaatgtcacggactcaagccaaaactcacatttggagaattttgcatacaacttctcctctctcaatctctgaaggactgtcctcaggtgcctaacatgatccgcctcattcttggaataaaccaagatgtcatcaataaacacaatcacaaacgagtccaaataaggtcgaaatacccggttcatcaactccataaaagcagccggggcattagtcaacccgaaggacataaccacaaactcataatgcccataacgagtcctgaatgcagtcttcgggatgtcagattctcgaactctcaactgatggtaacccaacctcaaatcaatttttgagaacaccgatgcactttgaagctggtcaaataaatcatcaatgcgagggagaggatacttgttcttgatagtgactttgttcaactgtcgatagtcaatacacatcctcatagtaccatctttcttcttcacaaataaaaccggtgcaccccacggtgatacactaggtctaataaaccctttcttcaataaatcttccaattgttctttcaactctttcaattctgccggagccatccgataaggagaaatagagatgggtttagtgtcatgctccaaatcaatcacaaaatcgatatcacgatcaggaggaactcccggcaagtctgtaggaaatacatccataaactctctcaccaccctcgtagtctctatatgagatgactctgtggtgagatcacgtacatgagccaaataagacaaacaacccttatccatcaagcgacgagcacgaatataagatatcacccccttagggtatgaactcggattacccttccatactaagctaggtaaaccgggataagctaaggtcacggtctttgcataacaatctaatatagcatgataaggagataaccagtccatacccagtatcacatcaaaatcaagcatgtctaataaaatcaagtctgcacgggtctctctacccgaaaatatcaccaaacatcccttgtatacccgatccactactaaagattcacctattggggtagaaatagtaataggcacaataagggactcactcacataatcaatacccacatcaaaataagtcgacacataagaataggtagaccctgggtcaaataatactgaagcagaacgatggcaaactggaacaatacctgtaataactgcatcagaggcttctgcctcatatctacccggtatagcatagcataactgacggtcacccttagcttgcgaaccaccacgagcaccacctcgtactctacccctagcaccatgggtgccacctctagtattctgcgAAGAACCTCGAATAGTTGGAGCATCTATAGAATGAACAACTGGTGCCCCAGGCCGTCCATTAGAAGGAGCACgtttggggcaatcttgggccttatgcccaaactcatcacacacataacaacctcgaggacctgaactcCGTGGGGAATAACTAGAAGTGTCAAAACGACCTCCGGAGCtcgaagaaccctgaatagctgcctggactggtctgccctgataaccatgggttcctgaacccgaatattctctacccttggaggaatgatcgctgaattgaccctgccgatggaacctcttggccccgccctgtctagcacgtcggatactctctatcatcctggcatgatcaataatactctgaaacgtACCCCCAGACAGTATAAGAGAGGCTGTAGCCTCCTGGAGATAACCggcgaatcccttcactagtttgcgaatccgctcgaattcggtgggaatactcgacatagcataacgagataactcatggaagcgagtctcgtactcagatacagataAGGATCCCTGCTccagtctgtcaaactcatccctacgctgatcacgaaggctatatggcacaaatctctcaaggaacacctcagtaaactgttcccaactcatcataggagaaccaataggtctacgagcaagaactgacctccaccattctttggccactcccgcaaattgatatgaagtgtaagcaactccatgtgcctctaaaatgcctaggttgaacaacctatcttgacactcagtcaaaaagtcataggctttctctctggctttaccatcaaaccttggaggtgcCAATCGAATGAACCTCTCGAAACTCTTCTACTCAGCTACCGACATGGCAGCATTAGCAGAAACTGGCGGAGCTGCAAATctcggaggtgcaatagaaggcattgaagatgaaccaggagtctgaaatcctacactaggcccctgaactggcggtgtagcaccaactgtgataggagaacctatagtacctgaaataataccagaggtaggagcaccatccagtctagccaataatcgaaccaatagctcctgaagcatcggagtactatcgggaaccacaggaggctgggatggcctctcctcctcagtcttctgctctaagtcatcctcatgctcatacatgggctcaggtgatAGCTCTCTAGCTCGTCCACGAGCAGGTGCCGCTCCCCTTGCTCGGCCTCGTCCCCTGActccaccacgtcctctacctCGCCCGCGTACTGGGGCTTGAgcagcaggtgcagcctcaccctcagtaattgtggctctagtcctcaccatctgcgcagaaggaatagatcagaggtatacaacacttgatatgaataaatcgcacgaagggagtaaaaagaaagaaattctcctattaagtatcttgtagcctctcgaagataagtacggacgtctacgtac
It contains:
- the LOC129894766 gene encoding uncharacterized protein LOC129894766, which encodes MQILVGVPHVAVNILADCVILRLVMVRTRATITEGEAAPAAQAPVRGRGRGRGGVRGRGRARGAAPARGRARELSPEPMYEHEDDLEQKTEEERPSQPPVVPDSTPMLQELLVRLLARLDGAPTSGIISGTIGSPITVGATPPVQGPSVGFQTPGSSSMPSIAPPRFAAPPVSANAAMSVAE